The following are encoded together in the Sphingomonas insulae genome:
- a CDS encoding YceI family protein, which yields MRLILAALIATATMPAVAQTGLPGTASKAPITAGTYNVDPAHTQVTWTLNHMGFSMLSGQFGAQGGTLTIDPAKPAAAKLDVTFAIDQLSVTAAPFANHLKTKDFFDAATYPTARFVSTGVVASGNTAKITGNLTIKDQTRPVTIDATFVGAGTNPMSKKVNFGFRGTTTIKRSDFGLGYATPVVADAVKLDINAAFTAQ from the coding sequence ATGCGTCTCATCCTCGCCGCCCTCATCGCCACCGCAACGATGCCGGCCGTCGCCCAGACCGGCCTGCCCGGCACCGCCAGCAAGGCGCCGATCACCGCCGGCACCTATAACGTTGATCCCGCCCATACGCAGGTGACTTGGACGCTCAACCACATGGGCTTCAGCATGCTGTCGGGCCAGTTCGGCGCGCAGGGCGGTACGCTCACCATCGATCCCGCCAAGCCTGCCGCTGCAAAGCTCGACGTCACCTTCGCGATCGACCAGCTTTCGGTCACCGCCGCGCCGTTCGCCAACCACCTGAAGACGAAGGACTTCTTCGACGCCGCCACCTACCCGACGGCGCGCTTCGTCTCGACCGGCGTCGTGGCCAGCGGCAACACCGCCAAAATCACCGGCAACCTGACGATCAAGGATCAGACCCGGCCGGTGACGATCGACGCCACCTTCGTCGGCGCTGGCACCAACCCGATGAGCAAGAAGGTGAACTTCGGTTTCCGCGGCACCACCACGATCAAGCGCAGCGATTTCGGCCTGGGCTATGCCACGCCCGTGGTCGCCGATGCGGTGAAGCTCGACATCAACGCCGCCTTTACCGCGCAATAA
- the ilvC gene encoding ketol-acid reductoisomerase, whose protein sequence is MKVYYDRDADLNLITDKKIAIVGYGSQGHAHAQNLRDSGVKDVAIALREGSATAKKAIDAGFKVLSNKEAAQWADIVMILAPDEHQAAIWDADLKGNMKPGAALAFAHGLNVHFGLIEPPQDIDVIMIAPKGPGHTVRSEYVRGGGVPCLIAIHQDASGNAHDVALAYASGVGGGRSGIIETNFREECETDLFGEQAVLCGGITHLIQAGFETLTEAGYAPEMAYFECLHETKLIVDLLYEGGIANMRYSISNTAEYGDIVTGPRIITDETKAEMKRVLADIQSGRFVKNFVLDNRAGQPELKASRKQAAAHPIEKVGTELRAMMPWIGANKLVDKDKN, encoded by the coding sequence ATGAAAGTCTATTACGATCGCGACGCCGATCTGAACCTCATCACCGACAAGAAGATCGCCATCGTCGGCTATGGTTCGCAGGGCCATGCCCATGCGCAGAACCTGCGCGACAGCGGCGTCAAGGACGTCGCGATCGCGCTGCGCGAAGGCTCGGCGACCGCGAAGAAGGCGATCGACGCCGGCTTCAAGGTGCTGTCGAACAAGGAAGCGGCGCAATGGGCGGACATCGTCATGATCCTCGCCCCCGACGAACATCAGGCGGCGATCTGGGACGCGGATCTCAAGGGTAACATGAAGCCCGGCGCGGCGCTCGCCTTCGCGCACGGCCTCAACGTGCACTTCGGCCTGATCGAGCCGCCGCAGGACATCGACGTCATCATGATCGCGCCCAAGGGCCCGGGCCACACCGTGCGCAGCGAATACGTTCGCGGCGGCGGCGTCCCCTGCCTGATCGCGATCCATCAGGATGCCAGCGGCAACGCGCATGACGTCGCGCTCGCTTATGCATCGGGCGTCGGCGGCGGCCGTTCTGGGATCATCGAAACGAACTTCCGCGAGGAATGCGAAACCGACCTGTTCGGCGAACAGGCCGTGCTCTGCGGCGGCATCACCCATCTGATCCAGGCGGGGTTCGAAACGCTGACCGAGGCGGGCTACGCGCCGGAAATGGCCTATTTCGAATGCCTGCATGAAACTAAGCTGATCGTCGACCTGCTGTACGAGGGCGGCATCGCCAACATGCGCTACTCGATCAGCAACACCGCGGAATATGGTGACATCGTCACCGGCCCGCGGATCATCACCGACGAGACCAAGGCCGAGATGAAGCGCGTGCTTGCCGACATCCAGTCCGGCCGTTTCGTCAAGAACTTCGTCCTCGACAACCGCGCCGGCCAGCCCGAGCTGAAGGCCAGCCGCAAGCAGGCCGCCGCGCATCCGATCGAAAAGGTCGGTACCGAGCTGCGCGCCATGATGCCCTGGATCGGCGCGAACAAGCTGGTCGACAAGGACAAGAACTAA